The nucleotide sequence ATGCACGATGTCGCGTGACTTGGCCGCGGCTGTCAACGGCGAGGCGATCGGCGCGAGGGCGGATCCGATCAAGCTCCTGAAGCCGCCTGACGGTGCTGCGATATGGCCAAACCAGCGACGTAGCCGCATGATATAGCAGATCTCCGTCGCGGCGCGGAACATGGAACGAAAGAGACGATCATGGACAGCACCACCCGAACCGAACTCGAAGCGGCTGCCTTCCGCAGGCTGATCGAACATCTCCGAAGCCGAACCGACGTTCAGAACATCGATCTGATGAATCTGGCGGGGTTCTGCCGAAACTGCCTGTCCAATTGGCTGAAGGACGCCGCCGACGCAAAGGGCGCCGCGATGACCAAGGACGAGAGCCGCGAGGCCGTCTACGGCATGCCCTATGACGAGTGGAAGGCGAAGTATCAGCGCGAGGCCAGTGCCGAGCAGCTCGAGACGATGAAGAAGGTGCATCCGGGCCATTGAGCCCGGCGGCCGCAGGCTCGCACCATCCGCGAATCGTATGGCTGTCCGGCCAGCGTGGAAAACGCAAGCCGCGTGGCCGATGTTGTTGCTCGGTGGCCGGCCGGCCCCAACAAGATGTGGGCGCATCTGTGGATGAGGCTGATGTCGCCTTGACGCAGGGCCCGCCAGATTTGAGGGTCGCGGCGAACACGCGGCGCTCTGACGGCGCCCTCATTGGACACACGAGTTCCACTCAGGAGTAACAGATGGCCACCTCCGCCGCCGCGAAGGACGACGACTCGCCCGCGACCCGCTTCGCCGTAGATCAGCTCAAGTCGATCATCGAGCGCATCGAGCGGCTGGAGGAGGAGAAGAAGGCGATCTCCGAGGACATCAAGGACGTCTATGCCGAGAGCAAGGGCAACGGCTTCGACGTCAAGGCCCTGCGTACGATCATCCGGCTGCGCAAGCAGGACCCGAACGAGCGTGAGGAAGAAGAGAGCATTCTCGAGACCTACATGCAGGCGCTCGGCATGATCTGAGCGCTCGCCGCGCTCACATCGTTACAACGTCGAAAATGCCTCGCGACTCAGTCAGCGCGGGGCATTTTAGCGTGGGGAATTTTGCACGGGCCTTCGATCGACGGTCAGCGCAAAGCTGCGGCGCGCATCGTGAAGGATTTGGTCTCGAGCTTGATGATCGCCGGCCCGCTGAACTGGTCATAGCTCAGTCCCGGGATCGGCTCGGCGGCGAAGGTCATCGCCAGCGTCGTCTGCGGCTTGACGAAATAGCTGCGCATGACCGTCAGATCGAGGTCGCCCATTTTCGTGACCGACATCGACGACGATGCGCTCGGCGTCAGCATGATCGCCCGCATCCATGTGGAATCCGGACCCTTGGCGGCCGACACCCGCGTGGCCATCGTGATCAGGGCGTCCGAGTTCTGAGCCGCCTTTGCGTTGGACTCAGGGGCAGGGGCGGCAGATCGCGTGGCCGCCGGACGGGAGTTGCGCACCGGAATCGGCGTGGTGGCGGCATTGCTGCGATCCGGCGGAGTCGGCGGAGCGAAGGCCATGGCCTGCATCAGGCTCGCATTTTGCGGCTGGTCGATCGCCGACAGCGCCCGGCGCGCGGTGATCGCGGCAACCTGCTCGGGCGTCGCCTGCTTCGGTGTGCTCGGGTTCTCACCCCAGAAGCCGCGGGCATTGATGATATCGGCGACACTCTTCGGCGCGCCGTCCCGGTCGCCGCCATTGATCGCACTGGTGGTCTCGGATTTTGTCTCCGGCTTTGCTGCCGGCTGCTGGACCGCCTGCGCATCCGCGGAGGCGAGCTGAAGGGCATTGGCAATCTTGCCGCGGGCCGTCGCCGGCTTGCTGTCCGCCGAGCGGTCGGCGTTGCGGCTGTCCTTGTCAGCCGTCTTCTCGACGGCCTTGGCGCTGAGCGCGGCGGTCTGGACCGGCTTGGCGTCG is from Bradyrhizobium sp. ORS 285 and encodes:
- a CDS encoding DUF1244 domain-containing protein, whose product is MDSTTRTELEAAAFRRLIEHLRSRTDVQNIDLMNLAGFCRNCLSNWLKDAADAKGAAMTKDESREAVYGMPYDEWKAKYQREASAEQLETMKKVHPGH
- a CDS encoding DUF2312 domain-containing protein encodes the protein MATSAAAKDDDSPATRFAVDQLKSIIERIERLEEEKKAISEDIKDVYAESKGNGFDVKALRTIIRLRKQDPNEREEEESILETYMQALGMI
- a CDS encoding DUF882 domain-containing protein translates to MLSVFARQSRSLPRTAWNAVCRTGLASLLLLLGAGAIRDAEALNDTRTLSFHHTHSGEDLTVTFKREGRYDEDALKKLNYFLRDWRTQDQTVMDRRLFDILWEVYRDVDGKQPIQIISSYRSPATNSMLRRRSAHTGVARHSQHMLGHAMDFYIPGVPLEQIRYAGLRLQRGGVGFYPTSGSPFVHLDTGNIRHWPRMTADQLARVFPDGKTVHVPTNGVPLKGYELAKAEIEKRGSGDDASSGGSNLLARLFRGRPSEDDEESGESDSKADAKPVQTAALSAKAVEKTADKDSRNADRSADSKPATARGKIANALQLASADAQAVQQPAAKPETKSETTSAINGGDRDGAPKSVADIINARGFWGENPSTPKQATPEQVAAITARRALSAIDQPQNASLMQAMAFAPPTPPDRSNAATTPIPVRNSRPAATRSAAPAPESNAKAAQNSDALITMATRVSAAKGPDSTWMRAIMLTPSASSSMSVTKMGDLDLTVMRSYFVKPQTTLAMTFAAEPIPGLSYDQFSGPAIIKLETKSFTMRAAALR